A genomic window from Elaeis guineensis isolate ETL-2024a chromosome 3, EG11, whole genome shotgun sequence includes:
- the LOC105040239 gene encoding ABC transporter G family member 36 isoform X2 encodes MDTGEKNRVGSIRMGSIRTGSASIWTRGDDVFSRSSREEDDEEALKWASLEKLPTYNRLRKGILTITEGQPREVDIENLSYQERKNLIERLVRVAEEDNEKFLLKLRNRIDQVGIDLPTIEVRYEHLNVEARAYVGNRGLPSFINATVNVLEGLANLLHIVPSRKRPLEILHDVSGIIKPRRMTLLLGPPGSGKTTLLLALAGKLESDLKASGTVTYNGHGMDDFVPQRTAAYISQHDLHIGQMTVRETLSFSARCQGVGTRYDMLAELARREKQANIKPDPDIDVFMKAAAMGNQETNVVTDYILKILGLEVCADTMVGDEMLRGISGGQRKRVTTGEMIVGPARALFMDEISTGLDSSTTFQIVNSFRQSIHILAGTAVISLLQPAPETYDLFDDIILLSDGHVVYQGPREHVLEFFESMGFRCPERKGVADFLQEVTSRKDQQQYWMRHDEPYRFVPVREFAEAFQSFHVGQKLGHELSVPFDKSSSHPAALASSKYGASSKELLKANIWRELLLMKRNSFVYGFRAFQLMFMATISMTLFLRTNMHRDNTSDGGLYLGALFFSMIMIMFNGFSELALAIAKLPVFFKQRDYLFYPAWTYALPSWIIKIPITFVEVGVWVFLTYYVIGFDPNVGRLFKQYMLLLLVNQMASGLFRFIAALGRNMIIANTFGSFSLLVLVVLGGFILSREDVKKWWIWGYWISPMMYSQNALATNEFLGHSWSRILPNHTEPLGVEVLKSRGFFHEAKWYWIGVGALVGYTILFNFLFTVALTYIKPFGKAQPAVSEEALNEKYSNITGEMKSSSPAERSASRDSTSKKTANGSRNIEASSSMTDGVANPNQKKKGMVLPFTPLCITFDDIRYSVDMPQEMKAQGVEGDRLELLKGVSGSFRPGVLTALMGVSGAGKTTLMDVLAGRKTGGYIDGSITISGYPKNQETFARISGYCEQNDIHSPHVTVYESLVYSAWLRLPAEVDSATRKMFVEEVMELVELTSLREALVGLPGVSGLSTEQRKRLTIAVELVANPSIIFMDEPTSGLDARAAAIVMRTVRNTVDTGRTVVCTIHQPSIDIFEAFDELFLLKRGGEEIYVGPLGRHSCHLIDYFEQIEGVSKIKDGYNPATWMLEVTTQAQEQILGVDFSEVYKNSELYRRNKALIKELSMPPPGSSDLHFPTQYAQPFLTQCLACLWKQRLSYWRNPPYTAVRFFFTTAIAVMFGTIFWDLGTKTSNEQDLFNAMGSMYAAVLFIGVSNGTSVQPVVSIERTVFYRERAAGMYSALPYAFGQVLIELPYVLVQALVYGVIVYAMIAFEWTAAKFFWYIFFMYFTLLYFTFYGMMTVGMTPNINIAAIISAGFVGLWNLFSGFIIPRPSMPVWWRWYFWASPVAWTLYGLVTSQFGDVEDRFHTGQTVSEYVRTHFGFRHDFLGVVAVVVPGFAVLFAFLFGLTIKILNFQKR; translated from the exons AGTTGGAATTGATCTTCCCACAATTGAAGTGCGGTACGAGCACCTGAACGTCGAAGCAAGAGCTTATGTGGGCAACAGAGGTTTGCCTTCATTCATCAACGCTACTGTCAACGTCCTGGAG GGCTTGGCCAATCTCCTGCATATAGTACCGAGTAGGAAGAGACCATTAGAGATCCTTCATGATGTTAGTGGAATCATTAAGCCCCGCAG GATGACTTTGCTCCTGGGTCCACCAGGGTCGGGAAAGACAACTTTGTTGTTGGCGTTGGCCGGAAAGCTCGAATCAGATCTAAAG GCTTCGGGAACAGTCACTTACAATGGTCATGGGATGGATGATTTCGTGCCTCAGAGAACAGCTGCATATATCAGTCAACACGATCTCCACATCGGGCAGATGACAGTGCGTGAAACCTTATCTTTCTCTGCAAGATGTCAAGGAGTAGGGACTCGTTACG ATATGTTGGCTGAGCTAGCAAGAAGGGAGAAGCAAGCAAACATCAAGCCAGATCCTGATATCGATGTCTTCATGAAG GCAGCTGCAATGGGAAACCAAGAGACCAATGTGGTCACAGACTATATACTGAAG ATTTTAGGATTAGAAGTGTGTGCTGATACCATGGTAGGAGATGAAATGCTGAGAGGCATTTCAGGAGGACAAAGGAAGCGTGTCACGACAG GAGAGATGATCGTCGGACCAGCAAGAGCTCTATTCATGGATGAGATATCCACAGGTCTGGACAGTTCCACAACTTTCCAGATCGTGAACTCGTTCAGGCAATCCATTCACATTCTTGCCGGAACAGCCGTCATTTCTCTGCTCCAGCCAGCACCGGAGACCTACGACCTCTTCGATGACATAATACTTCTTTCAGATGGCCATGTTGTGTACCAAGGTCCCCGCGAGCATGTGCTTGAGTTCTTTGAGTCCATGGGTTTCAGATGCCCTGAGAGGAAAGGTGTTGCAGACTTCTTGCAGGAA GTGACATCAAGGAAAGATCAGCAGCAGTATTGGATGCGTCATGACGAACCTTACAGGTTTGTGCCGGTCAGAGAATTTGCAGAGGCATTCCAGTCGTTCCATGTTGGACAGAAATTAGGACATGAACTCTCCGTCCCGTTCGACAAGAGCAGTAGCCACCCTGCTGCTCTTGCAAGTTCAAAATATGGTGCTAGCAGCAAGGAACTATTGAAAGCTAACATCTGGAGAGAGTTGTTGCTGATGAAGCGTAACTCGTTTGTCTATGGCTTCAGGGCATTCCAG CTCATGTTCATGGCTACGATCTCGATGACGCTCTTCCTGCGAACCAACATGCACCGCGATAACACCAGTGATGGAGGGCTTTATCTGGGTGCCCTTTTCTTCTCGATGATCATGATTATGTTCAATGGATTCTCTGAACTTGCGTTGGCCATTGCAAAGCTGCCCGTTTTCTTCAAGCAAAGGGACTACCTCTTTTATCCAGCATGGACTTATGCCTTGCCCTCATGGATTATCAAGATACCCATAACATTTGTGGAAGTTGGTGTCTGGGTGTTCCTGACTTACTACgtgataggatttgatccaaatgTCGGAAG GCTATTTAAGCAGTATATGCTTCTCCTACTTGTCAATCAGATGGCCTCCGGGTTATTCCGTTTCATCGCTGCACTAGGTAGAAACATGATCATCGCAAATACTTTTGGATCGTTTTCACTGCTCGTGCTTGTAGTGTTGGGTGGATTCATTTTGTCACGCG AGGATGTGAAAAAGTGGTGGATATGGGGTTACTGGATCTCACCCATGATGTACTCACAGAATGCACTTGCAACAAATGAATTTCTTGGACACAGTTGGAGCCGT ATTCTTCCAAATCATACTGAACCACTAGGAGTGGAAGTCTTGAAGTCCCGTGGATTTTTTCATGAGGCAAAATGGTACTGGATTGGTGTGGGTGCATTGGTTGGATATACGATCCTTTTCAATTTCCTTTTCACCGTGGCTCTCACATATATCAAAC CATTCGGGAAAGCTCAACCAGCTGTATCTGAAGAGGCATTGAATGAAAAATACTCAAATATAACAGGAGAAATGAAGTCATCATCACCTGCGGAAAGGAGCGCTAGCAGAGATTCCACATCCAAAa AAACTGCTAATGGAAGTAGGAATATTGAGGCTTCATCAAGCATGACAGATGGTGTTGCTAATCCTAATCAGAAAAAGAAAGGAATGGTCCTCCCGTTCACACCCCTTTGCATCACATTTGACGATATAAGATACTCGGTGGACATGCCACAG GAAATGAAAGCACAAGGTGTTGAGGGAGACCGACTGGAGCTCCTGAAAGGAGTGAGTGGATCTTTCAGGCCAGGCGTGCTTACAGCTCTAATGGGTGTAAGTGGAGCGGGCAAGACTACACTCATGGATGTATTGGCTGGAAGGAAAACAGGTGGATATATAGATGGAAGCATTACCATATCTGGCTACCCCAAGAATCAAGAAACGTTTGCTCGTATATCAGGATATTGTGAACAGAATGATATCCACTCTCCTCATGTAACAGTTTACGAATCCCTTGTTTACTCTGCATGGCTTCGCTTACCTGCAGAAGTAGATTCTGCAACAAGAAAG ATGTTCGTCGAAGAGGTCATGGAACTTGTAGAGCTAACATCATTAAGGGAAGCATTGGTAGGACTGCCTGGTGTGAGTGGGTTATCAACGGAGCAGCGCAAAAGACTCACAATTGCAGTAGAGCTTGTTGCTAACCCCTCCATAATATTCATGGACGAGCCTACCTCTGGACTAGATGCAAGGGCAGCCGCTATTGTGATGAGGACGGTGAGAAACACTGTGGACACTGGGAGAACTGTTGTATGCACTATTCATCAGCCTAGCATCGACATATTTGAAGCTTTTGATGAG CTGTTTCTATTGAAGCGAGGAGGAGAGGAGATATATGTAGGCCCACTGGGGCGACATTCTTGTCATCTGATTGATTACTTTGAG CAAATCGAAGGAGTGAGCAAGATAAAAGATGGTTATAATCCTGCAACATGGATGCTGGAAGTAACAACACAAGCACAAGAACAGATATTGGGGGTTGATTTCAGCGAGGTGTACAAGAATTCAGAACTGTATCG GAGAAACAAAGCTTTGATTAAGGAATTGAGCATGCCTCCTCCTGGCTCCAGCGATCTTCACTTCCCAACTCAGTACGCTCAACCATTCCTCACACAATGCTTGGCGTGCCTGTGGAAACAACGGTTGTCATATTGGAGGAATCCTCCATATACTGCCGTCAGGTTTTTCTTCACAACAGCAATAGCCGTGATGTTTGGGACCATATTCTGGGATCTTGGTACTAAAAC GAGTAATGAACAGGATTTGTTTAATGCAATGGGTTCCATGTACGCTGCTGTTTTGTTTATTGGTGTTTCAAACGGTACATCCGTCCAGCCTGTTGTGTCTATTGAACGAACCGTCTTTTATAGAGAGAGGGCGGCAGGAATGTATTCAGCTTTGCCATATGCATTTGGACAG GTGTTAATCGAGCTTCCCTACGTCTTGGTTCAGGCTTTGGTGTATGGGGTTATAGTGTATGCAATGATTGCATTCGAATGGACGGCTGCCAAGTTCTTTTGGTACATATTCTTTATGTACTTCACCCTGCTATACTTCACATTTTATGGAATGATGACGGTGGGCATGACTCCCAATATCAACATTGCCGCCATCATATCCGCTGGTTTTGTTGGACTGTGGAATCTTTTCTCTGGATTTATTATCCCACGGCCG AGTATGCCCGTGTGGTGGAGGTGGTATTTCTGGGCAAGCCCCGTTGCATGGACCTTGTACGGATTGGTCACTTCACAGTTCGGGGATGTCGAGGATCGATTCCATACTGGTCAAACCGTGTCTGAATATGTGAGGACGCATTTTGGATTCAGACACGACTTCTTGGGAGTGGTTGCAGTGGTTGTCCCTGGATTTGCCGTGCTCtttgctttcctttttgggtTAACGATAAAGATACTAAATTTCCAGAAAAGGTGA
- the LOC105040239 gene encoding ABC transporter G family member 36 isoform X1: MDTGEKNRVGSIRMGSIRTGSASIWTRGDDVFSRSSREEDDEEALKWASLEKLPTYNRLRKGILTITEGQPREVDIENLSYQERKNLIERLVRVAEEDNEKFLLKLRNRIDQVGIDLPTIEVRYEHLNVEARAYVGNRGLPSFINATVNVLEGLANLLHIVPSRKRPLEILHDVSGIIKPRRMTLLLGPPGSGKTTLLLALAGKLESDLKASGTVTYNGHGMDDFVPQRTAAYISQHDLHIGQMTVRETLSFSARCQGVGTRYDMLAELARREKQANIKPDPDIDVFMKAAAMGNQETNVVTDYILKILGLEVCADTMVGDEMLRGISGGQRKRVTTGEMIVGPARALFMDEISTGLDSSTTFQIVNSFRQSIHILAGTAVISLLQPAPETYDLFDDIILLSDGHVVYQGPREHVLEFFESMGFRCPERKGVADFLQEVTSRKDQQQYWMRHDEPYRFVPVREFAEAFQSFHVGQKLGHELSVPFDKSSSHPAALASSKYGASSKELLKANIWRELLLMKRNSFVYGFRAFQLMFMATISMTLFLRTNMHRDNTSDGGLYLGALFFSMIMIMFNGFSELALAIAKLPVFFKQRDYLFYPAWTYALPSWIIKIPITFVEVGVWVFLTYYVIGFDPNVGRLFKQYMLLLLVNQMASGLFRFIAALGRNMIIANTFGSFSLLVLVVLGGFILSREDVKKWWIWGYWISPMMYSQNALATNEFLGHSWSRILPNHTEPLGVEVLKSRGFFHEAKWYWIGVGALVGYTILFNFLFTVALTYIKPFGKAQPAVSEEALNEKYSNITGEMKSSSPAERSASRDSTSKSKSIITLLVCSSISASPFLMSFILIYMFRCAETANGSRNIEASSSMTDGVANPNQKKKGMVLPFTPLCITFDDIRYSVDMPQEMKAQGVEGDRLELLKGVSGSFRPGVLTALMGVSGAGKTTLMDVLAGRKTGGYIDGSITISGYPKNQETFARISGYCEQNDIHSPHVTVYESLVYSAWLRLPAEVDSATRKMFVEEVMELVELTSLREALVGLPGVSGLSTEQRKRLTIAVELVANPSIIFMDEPTSGLDARAAAIVMRTVRNTVDTGRTVVCTIHQPSIDIFEAFDELFLLKRGGEEIYVGPLGRHSCHLIDYFEQIEGVSKIKDGYNPATWMLEVTTQAQEQILGVDFSEVYKNSELYRRNKALIKELSMPPPGSSDLHFPTQYAQPFLTQCLACLWKQRLSYWRNPPYTAVRFFFTTAIAVMFGTIFWDLGTKTSNEQDLFNAMGSMYAAVLFIGVSNGTSVQPVVSIERTVFYRERAAGMYSALPYAFGQVLIELPYVLVQALVYGVIVYAMIAFEWTAAKFFWYIFFMYFTLLYFTFYGMMTVGMTPNINIAAIISAGFVGLWNLFSGFIIPRPSMPVWWRWYFWASPVAWTLYGLVTSQFGDVEDRFHTGQTVSEYVRTHFGFRHDFLGVVAVVVPGFAVLFAFLFGLTIKILNFQKR; this comes from the exons AGTTGGAATTGATCTTCCCACAATTGAAGTGCGGTACGAGCACCTGAACGTCGAAGCAAGAGCTTATGTGGGCAACAGAGGTTTGCCTTCATTCATCAACGCTACTGTCAACGTCCTGGAG GGCTTGGCCAATCTCCTGCATATAGTACCGAGTAGGAAGAGACCATTAGAGATCCTTCATGATGTTAGTGGAATCATTAAGCCCCGCAG GATGACTTTGCTCCTGGGTCCACCAGGGTCGGGAAAGACAACTTTGTTGTTGGCGTTGGCCGGAAAGCTCGAATCAGATCTAAAG GCTTCGGGAACAGTCACTTACAATGGTCATGGGATGGATGATTTCGTGCCTCAGAGAACAGCTGCATATATCAGTCAACACGATCTCCACATCGGGCAGATGACAGTGCGTGAAACCTTATCTTTCTCTGCAAGATGTCAAGGAGTAGGGACTCGTTACG ATATGTTGGCTGAGCTAGCAAGAAGGGAGAAGCAAGCAAACATCAAGCCAGATCCTGATATCGATGTCTTCATGAAG GCAGCTGCAATGGGAAACCAAGAGACCAATGTGGTCACAGACTATATACTGAAG ATTTTAGGATTAGAAGTGTGTGCTGATACCATGGTAGGAGATGAAATGCTGAGAGGCATTTCAGGAGGACAAAGGAAGCGTGTCACGACAG GAGAGATGATCGTCGGACCAGCAAGAGCTCTATTCATGGATGAGATATCCACAGGTCTGGACAGTTCCACAACTTTCCAGATCGTGAACTCGTTCAGGCAATCCATTCACATTCTTGCCGGAACAGCCGTCATTTCTCTGCTCCAGCCAGCACCGGAGACCTACGACCTCTTCGATGACATAATACTTCTTTCAGATGGCCATGTTGTGTACCAAGGTCCCCGCGAGCATGTGCTTGAGTTCTTTGAGTCCATGGGTTTCAGATGCCCTGAGAGGAAAGGTGTTGCAGACTTCTTGCAGGAA GTGACATCAAGGAAAGATCAGCAGCAGTATTGGATGCGTCATGACGAACCTTACAGGTTTGTGCCGGTCAGAGAATTTGCAGAGGCATTCCAGTCGTTCCATGTTGGACAGAAATTAGGACATGAACTCTCCGTCCCGTTCGACAAGAGCAGTAGCCACCCTGCTGCTCTTGCAAGTTCAAAATATGGTGCTAGCAGCAAGGAACTATTGAAAGCTAACATCTGGAGAGAGTTGTTGCTGATGAAGCGTAACTCGTTTGTCTATGGCTTCAGGGCATTCCAG CTCATGTTCATGGCTACGATCTCGATGACGCTCTTCCTGCGAACCAACATGCACCGCGATAACACCAGTGATGGAGGGCTTTATCTGGGTGCCCTTTTCTTCTCGATGATCATGATTATGTTCAATGGATTCTCTGAACTTGCGTTGGCCATTGCAAAGCTGCCCGTTTTCTTCAAGCAAAGGGACTACCTCTTTTATCCAGCATGGACTTATGCCTTGCCCTCATGGATTATCAAGATACCCATAACATTTGTGGAAGTTGGTGTCTGGGTGTTCCTGACTTACTACgtgataggatttgatccaaatgTCGGAAG GCTATTTAAGCAGTATATGCTTCTCCTACTTGTCAATCAGATGGCCTCCGGGTTATTCCGTTTCATCGCTGCACTAGGTAGAAACATGATCATCGCAAATACTTTTGGATCGTTTTCACTGCTCGTGCTTGTAGTGTTGGGTGGATTCATTTTGTCACGCG AGGATGTGAAAAAGTGGTGGATATGGGGTTACTGGATCTCACCCATGATGTACTCACAGAATGCACTTGCAACAAATGAATTTCTTGGACACAGTTGGAGCCGT ATTCTTCCAAATCATACTGAACCACTAGGAGTGGAAGTCTTGAAGTCCCGTGGATTTTTTCATGAGGCAAAATGGTACTGGATTGGTGTGGGTGCATTGGTTGGATATACGATCCTTTTCAATTTCCTTTTCACCGTGGCTCTCACATATATCAAAC CATTCGGGAAAGCTCAACCAGCTGTATCTGAAGAGGCATTGAATGAAAAATACTCAAATATAACAGGAGAAATGAAGTCATCATCACCTGCGGAAAGGAGCGCTAGCAGAGATTCCACATCCAAAagtaaatcaattataacattactAGTTTGCTCATCAATTTCTGCCAGTCCCTTTTTGATGTCTTTCAtcttaatttacatgttccgatGTGCAGAAACTGCTAATGGAAGTAGGAATATTGAGGCTTCATCAAGCATGACAGATGGTGTTGCTAATCCTAATCAGAAAAAGAAAGGAATGGTCCTCCCGTTCACACCCCTTTGCATCACATTTGACGATATAAGATACTCGGTGGACATGCCACAG GAAATGAAAGCACAAGGTGTTGAGGGAGACCGACTGGAGCTCCTGAAAGGAGTGAGTGGATCTTTCAGGCCAGGCGTGCTTACAGCTCTAATGGGTGTAAGTGGAGCGGGCAAGACTACACTCATGGATGTATTGGCTGGAAGGAAAACAGGTGGATATATAGATGGAAGCATTACCATATCTGGCTACCCCAAGAATCAAGAAACGTTTGCTCGTATATCAGGATATTGTGAACAGAATGATATCCACTCTCCTCATGTAACAGTTTACGAATCCCTTGTTTACTCTGCATGGCTTCGCTTACCTGCAGAAGTAGATTCTGCAACAAGAAAG ATGTTCGTCGAAGAGGTCATGGAACTTGTAGAGCTAACATCATTAAGGGAAGCATTGGTAGGACTGCCTGGTGTGAGTGGGTTATCAACGGAGCAGCGCAAAAGACTCACAATTGCAGTAGAGCTTGTTGCTAACCCCTCCATAATATTCATGGACGAGCCTACCTCTGGACTAGATGCAAGGGCAGCCGCTATTGTGATGAGGACGGTGAGAAACACTGTGGACACTGGGAGAACTGTTGTATGCACTATTCATCAGCCTAGCATCGACATATTTGAAGCTTTTGATGAG CTGTTTCTATTGAAGCGAGGAGGAGAGGAGATATATGTAGGCCCACTGGGGCGACATTCTTGTCATCTGATTGATTACTTTGAG CAAATCGAAGGAGTGAGCAAGATAAAAGATGGTTATAATCCTGCAACATGGATGCTGGAAGTAACAACACAAGCACAAGAACAGATATTGGGGGTTGATTTCAGCGAGGTGTACAAGAATTCAGAACTGTATCG GAGAAACAAAGCTTTGATTAAGGAATTGAGCATGCCTCCTCCTGGCTCCAGCGATCTTCACTTCCCAACTCAGTACGCTCAACCATTCCTCACACAATGCTTGGCGTGCCTGTGGAAACAACGGTTGTCATATTGGAGGAATCCTCCATATACTGCCGTCAGGTTTTTCTTCACAACAGCAATAGCCGTGATGTTTGGGACCATATTCTGGGATCTTGGTACTAAAAC GAGTAATGAACAGGATTTGTTTAATGCAATGGGTTCCATGTACGCTGCTGTTTTGTTTATTGGTGTTTCAAACGGTACATCCGTCCAGCCTGTTGTGTCTATTGAACGAACCGTCTTTTATAGAGAGAGGGCGGCAGGAATGTATTCAGCTTTGCCATATGCATTTGGACAG GTGTTAATCGAGCTTCCCTACGTCTTGGTTCAGGCTTTGGTGTATGGGGTTATAGTGTATGCAATGATTGCATTCGAATGGACGGCTGCCAAGTTCTTTTGGTACATATTCTTTATGTACTTCACCCTGCTATACTTCACATTTTATGGAATGATGACGGTGGGCATGACTCCCAATATCAACATTGCCGCCATCATATCCGCTGGTTTTGTTGGACTGTGGAATCTTTTCTCTGGATTTATTATCCCACGGCCG AGTATGCCCGTGTGGTGGAGGTGGTATTTCTGGGCAAGCCCCGTTGCATGGACCTTGTACGGATTGGTCACTTCACAGTTCGGGGATGTCGAGGATCGATTCCATACTGGTCAAACCGTGTCTGAATATGTGAGGACGCATTTTGGATTCAGACACGACTTCTTGGGAGTGGTTGCAGTGGTTGTCCCTGGATTTGCCGTGCTCtttgctttcctttttgggtTAACGATAAAGATACTAAATTTCCAGAAAAGGTGA